Proteins from a genomic interval of Pseudomonas versuta:
- the fdhD gene encoding formate dehydrogenase accessory sulfurtransferase FdhD: protein MNAKRPQCAAPASVMPAPAASQNYHYVTLDRSSGGETALAEEVALAIAYNGISQAVMLVTPTDLEDFIVGFSLGSGIIQDPDEIYDLKLTGAGSAQYAQVEIASRAFWNLKQQRRQLAGTSGCGLCGVEAVEQALPDLKVLPGAPLPPARWLEGLRQRISDFQPLGQHCGAVHAAVYMNGQGELLMGREDIGRHNALDKLIGALVRQHIDLTGGAAIVTSRCSLELIQKVLRAGIQTLISLSSPTGLALQWARRHNLNLIHLPQKSAPRVYSPAQESQA from the coding sequence ATGAACGCCAAGCGCCCCCAGTGCGCGGCACCTGCCTCTGTCATGCCCGCGCCCGCTGCCAGCCAGAACTATCACTACGTCACACTGGACCGCAGCAGCGGCGGTGAAACCGCGCTGGCCGAAGAAGTCGCTCTGGCGATTGCCTACAACGGCATCAGCCAGGCCGTAATGCTGGTCACCCCCACCGATCTCGAAGACTTTATCGTCGGCTTCAGCCTGGGCAGCGGCATCATTCAGGACCCCGACGAAATCTATGACCTCAAGCTTACGGGGGCAGGTTCTGCCCAGTACGCGCAGGTCGAAATCGCCAGCCGGGCATTCTGGAATCTCAAGCAACAACGCCGACAACTGGCGGGCACCAGCGGCTGCGGGTTATGTGGCGTGGAAGCGGTGGAACAGGCCCTACCAGATCTAAAGGTACTGCCCGGCGCCCCGTTACCGCCCGCCCGCTGGCTTGAAGGTTTGCGCCAGCGCATCAGTGATTTCCAGCCGCTGGGCCAGCACTGCGGGGCGGTCCACGCAGCTGTTTATATGAACGGCCAGGGTGAGTTGCTGATGGGCCGCGAAGACATTGGCCGACATAATGCCCTCGATAAACTGATCGGTGCACTGGTACGCCAGCACATCGATCTCACCGGCGGGGCGGCAATCGTTACCAGCCGTTGCAGCCTTGAACTGATTCAAAAAGTGTTACGCGCCGGAATCCAGACCCTGATCAGCCTGTCCTCGCCTACCGGCCTGGCGCTGCAATGGGCCCGTCGCCATAACCTCAACCTCATTCATCTGCCACAAAAGAGCGCACCACGGGTGTACAGCCCGGCGCAGGAGAGTCAAGCGTGA
- a CDS encoding FdhF/YdeP family oxidoreductase, which produces MSTHHQADKTPTPRYKPYKGPAGGWGALISVAQAWLTSDNALKNLRMMLKTNQNGGFDCPGCAWGDSPESGLVKFCENGAKAVNWEATKRRVDAPFFAKHSVSALLEQSDYWLEYQGRLTEPMTYNAETDHYTPISWDAAFALIAKHLLNLSSPNEAEFYTSGRASNEAAYLYQLFVRSFGTNNFPDCSNMCHEASGVALAQSIGVGKGTVTFDDFEHADAIFVLGQNPGTNHPRMLEPLREAVKRGAQVVCVNPLKERGLERFQHPQHPLEMLTNGDRPTNTAYLRPALGGDMALLRGMAKFLLQWERDAQAAGAPAVFDHAFLNEHTDGVLDYIASLDATSWDHIVEQSGLTLVEVERAARMYLKGKNVIMCWAMGITQHRHSVQTIQEIANLMLLRGNIGRPGAGLCPVRGHSNVQGDRTMGINERPPVAFLDSLERRFNFKVPRENGHNVVEAIHAMLEGRAKVFIGLGGNFAQATPDSPRTAEALRNCDLTVQISTKLNRSHLMHGKEALILPCLGRTDIDIQAEGPQAVTVEDSFSMVHDSNGQLQPLSNLMRSEPSIIAGIAAATLGTHPIDWTWVVADYRRIRDLIADTIPGFKDFNTRIQHPGGFYLGNSAGERQWNTPTRRANFRPNVLPQDLVDARTRATGKLPDLILQSMRSHDQYNTTIYGLDDRYRGVKGQRDVLFVNEADIIRLGFKPGQKVDIVSIWNDNRERRVKNFTLLAFDIPAGQAAAYYPEVNPLVPLESTGDGSHTPTSKFVAICLEMASPSKLIMAKAG; this is translated from the coding sequence GTGAGCACTCATCATCAAGCCGATAAAACCCCTACCCCACGCTACAAGCCCTACAAAGGCCCGGCAGGGGGCTGGGGCGCGCTGATCAGTGTGGCGCAGGCCTGGTTGACCAGCGACAACGCGCTGAAAAACCTGCGCATGATGCTCAAGACCAACCAGAATGGCGGCTTTGACTGCCCGGGTTGCGCATGGGGCGACTCGCCGGAAAGCGGCCTGGTCAAGTTCTGTGAGAACGGTGCCAAAGCGGTGAACTGGGAAGCCACCAAACGCCGGGTGGATGCCCCGTTCTTCGCCAAGCACAGCGTCAGTGCCCTGCTGGAGCAGAGTGATTACTGGCTGGAATATCAGGGTCGCCTGACCGAGCCAATGACTTACAACGCTGAAACCGACCACTACACACCCATCAGCTGGGACGCCGCGTTCGCGTTGATCGCCAAGCATTTGTTGAACCTCTCCAGCCCCAACGAAGCCGAGTTTTACACCTCGGGCCGGGCCAGCAATGAAGCGGCGTATTTGTATCAACTGTTCGTGCGCTCATTCGGCACCAATAACTTCCCCGACTGCTCAAACATGTGCCACGAAGCCAGCGGCGTGGCCCTGGCGCAAAGTATTGGTGTCGGCAAAGGCACAGTGACGTTTGACGACTTCGAACACGCCGACGCGATATTCGTGCTCGGCCAGAACCCCGGCACCAACCATCCGCGAATGCTTGAGCCATTGCGTGAAGCGGTTAAACGCGGTGCCCAGGTGGTGTGTGTGAACCCGCTCAAGGAGCGCGGTCTGGAGCGTTTTCAACATCCGCAGCACCCACTGGAAATGCTCACCAACGGCGACCGCCCGACCAACACTGCCTACCTGCGCCCCGCATTGGGCGGCGATATGGCATTGCTGCGCGGTATGGCCAAGTTCCTGCTGCAATGGGAGCGCGATGCCCAGGCAGCGGGTGCACCTGCTGTGTTTGATCACGCTTTTTTGAATGAACACACCGATGGCGTGCTTGATTACATCGCCAGCCTGGATGCCACCTCGTGGGACCACATCGTTGAGCAATCGGGCCTGACCCTGGTCGAAGTCGAGCGCGCTGCGCGCATGTACCTCAAAGGGAAAAACGTCATCATGTGCTGGGCGATGGGCATTACCCAGCATCGCCATTCGGTGCAGACCATTCAGGAAATCGCCAACCTGATGCTGCTGCGCGGCAATATCGGTCGCCCGGGTGCCGGCCTGTGCCCGGTACGTGGCCACAGTAACGTGCAGGGCGACCGCACGATGGGCATCAACGAGCGCCCGCCGGTGGCTTTCCTTGATTCGCTGGAACGGCGCTTCAACTTCAAGGTACCGCGTGAGAATGGCCATAACGTGGTCGAAGCCATTCACGCCATGCTCGAAGGTCGCGCCAAGGTGTTTATCGGCTTGGGCGGCAACTTTGCCCAGGCCACCCCGGACAGCCCGCGCACCGCCGAGGCGCTGCGCAATTGCGACCTGACGGTGCAAATCAGCACCAAGCTCAACCGCAGCCATCTGATGCACGGCAAAGAAGCGCTGATCTTGCCGTGCCTGGGCCGTACCGATATCGACATCCAGGCTGAAGGCCCGCAGGCCGTCACTGTCGAAGACTCGTTCAGCATGGTTCACGACTCCAATGGCCAGTTGCAGCCATTGTCGAACCTGATGCGCTCGGAACCCTCGATCATCGCCGGTATTGCAGCTGCCACCCTGGGAACTCACCCCATTGACTGGACGTGGGTGGTTGCCGACTACAGACGCATTCGCGACTTGATTGCCGACACCATCCCCGGCTTCAAAGACTTCAACACCCGGATCCAGCACCCGGGCGGCTTCTACCTTGGCAACTCGGCCGGGGAGCGGCAGTGGAATACCCCAACCCGGCGCGCTAACTTCCGGCCCAACGTGCTGCCTCAGGATCTGGTGGATGCCCGCACCCGTGCGACCGGAAAGCTGCCTGACCTGATCCTGCAATCAATGCGCTCCCACGATCAGTACAACACCACCATTTATGGTCTGGATGACCGTTATCGCGGGGTTAAGGGCCAGCGTGACGTGCTGTTCGTCAACGAAGCCGACATCATCCGCCTGGGCTTCAAGCCGGGGCAGAAAGTCGACATCGTGTCGATCTGGAACGACAACCGTGAGCGCCGGGTCAAGAACTTCACCCTGCTTGCATTCGATATCCCTGCAGGCCAGGCTGCCGCCTATTACCCTGAAGTCAATCCGCTGGTGCCGCTTGAAAGCACGGGGGATGGCAGCCATACGCCAACTTCCAAGTTCGTGGCTATATGCCTTGAGATGGCAAGCCCGTCGAAACTGATTATGGCCAAGGCGGGTTAA